A single bacterium DNA region contains:
- the atpH gene encoding ATP synthase F1 subunit delta yields MISERIARRYVAALFGLAHEAGLADQVGVTLHEVQQMYRLHTRLRNALSDPRLPHAQKRAVLLRLMGPAAPPLLARFADLLIEKHRLGVLHHAGTVFARLQDEAAGIRHAEVRSALPLSDEQQQRLQEALSGLLGLQIVLTAKVDRSVIAGVSVKVGDLLIDGSVRGRLESLRQEFQRTERAALG; encoded by the coding sequence ATGATCAGCGAACGCATCGCGCGACGATATGTTGCCGCCCTCTTCGGCCTCGCTCACGAGGCCGGGCTGGCCGATCAGGTCGGGGTGACGCTGCACGAGGTGCAGCAGATGTACCGCCTGCACACGCGTCTGCGCAACGCGCTGTCAGACCCGCGCCTGCCGCATGCGCAGAAGCGAGCGGTGCTGCTGCGCCTGATGGGCCCCGCCGCGCCACCGCTGCTCGCGCGGTTCGCCGACCTGCTGATCGAAAAGCATCGGCTGGGCGTACTGCACCACGCAGGGACGGTCTTCGCGCGGCTGCAGGACGAGGCGGCCGGGATCCGGCACGCAGAGGTGCGCAGCGCCCTGCCGCTGTCGGACGAACAGCAGCAGCGGCTGCAGGAGGCCCTGTCGGGCCTGCTGGGGCTGCAGATCGTGCTGACCGCCAAGGTGGACCGGAGCGTTATCGCGGGGGTATCGGTGAAAGTGGGCGACCTGCTCATAGATGGCAGCGTCCGCGGTCGCCTGGAGAGTCTGCGACAGGAGTTCCAGCGCACCGAGAGGGCGGCGCTGGGCTAG
- the atpF gene encoding F0F1 ATP synthase subunit B produces MQLLHDLGIEPGALLINIIGFLLLLWFFKAYLWAPIAQFLGDRSREIEGRINEAKQLNDEAKQRHESLQAELQTERESARAEIARLTQEAKAAIAEMHTEGRRERQELIEQGQREIERSKEIALAELRRTVSDLAVEISGKVIREALDEQRQEALVDDFLRDIERAAREQRPG; encoded by the coding sequence ATGCAGCTTCTCCACGACCTGGGCATCGAGCCCGGAGCGCTGCTCATCAACATTATCGGCTTCCTGCTGCTGCTGTGGTTCTTCAAGGCGTACCTGTGGGCCCCGATCGCGCAGTTCCTGGGTGACCGCTCCCGGGAGATTGAGGGCCGCATCAACGAGGCCAAGCAGCTCAACGACGAGGCCAAGCAGCGGCACGAGAGCCTGCAGGCGGAACTGCAGACCGAGCGTGAGAGCGCGCGGGCCGAGATTGCGCGCCTGACCCAGGAAGCCAAGGCCGCCATCGCCGAGATGCACACCGAGGGCCGGCGAGAGCGCCAGGAACTCATTGAGCAGGGCCAGCGGGAGATCGAGCGCAGCAAGGAGATCGCCCTGGCCGAACTGCGCCGCACCGTGAGCGACCTGGCCGTCGAGATCTCGGGCAAGGTGATCCGGGAAGCCCTCGATGAGCAGCGCCAGGAGGCGCTCGTGGACGACTTCCTGCGCGACATCGAGCGCGCCGCGCGCGAGCAGAGGCCCGGCTAG
- the atpE gene encoding ATP synthase F0 subunit C, which produces MTYEAALALAVGLGVSIAVLSAAIGQGRAAASALEAIARQPDAVADIQRVMLIALALIESLVIYAFVLALILMGKLAPVLDVIRARVGQ; this is translated from the coding sequence ATGACTTACGAAGCTGCACTGGCGCTGGCGGTTGGGCTGGGAGTGTCCATCGCGGTCCTGTCGGCAGCCATCGGGCAGGGACGCGCCGCCGCCTCGGCTCTCGAAGCCATCGCGCGGCAGCCCGATGCCGTGGCGGACATCCAGCGGGTAATGCTGATCGCCCTGGCGCTCATCGAGTCGCTGGTCATCTACGCCTTCGTCTTGGCCCTGATCCTCATGGGCAAGCTGGCTCCCGTCCTGGACGTGATTCGAGCCAGAGTCGGGCAGTAG
- the atpB gene encoding F0F1 ATP synthase subunit A, translating to MEEQLQTWYNAFEPLIEKWGHGFVNVFTLANWTVMLILVVLVVLGTRRMTAVPRGWQNLWEWVYEVFRGFAVGVIGTGGEKYLPLLATLFIYIFFLNMFGIIPGCLSPTTSLNMTVALAIVVFCAVQYFGFRASGLGYLKHFMGDPPWLAPLNIPIHVIGELAKPVSLSVRLFGNIFGEDKTVAAFLDLSTQIFHAIHVPLPLHLPMVAFAIFGGFIQAFVFTTLTAAYIGMATQHEGHEEHVAHEEAPGPVATDATPAA from the coding sequence ATGGAAGAGCAACTGCAGACCTGGTACAACGCGTTCGAGCCCCTGATCGAGAAGTGGGGCCACGGCTTCGTCAACGTCTTTACCCTGGCGAACTGGACGGTCATGCTCATCCTGGTGGTGCTCGTCGTGCTGGGCACCCGCCGCATGACGGCCGTCCCCCGCGGGTGGCAGAACCTGTGGGAGTGGGTCTACGAGGTCTTCCGAGGCTTTGCGGTGGGCGTGATCGGGACGGGGGGAGAGAAGTACCTGCCGCTGCTGGCCACGCTGTTCATCTACATCTTCTTCCTGAACATGTTCGGGATCATCCCCGGCTGTCTGTCGCCCACGACCAGCCTGAACATGACCGTGGCGCTGGCCATCGTCGTGTTCTGCGCGGTGCAGTACTTCGGCTTCCGCGCCAGCGGGCTGGGGTACCTGAAGCACTTCATGGGCGACCCGCCGTGGCTGGCCCCGCTGAACATCCCCATCCACGTCATCGGTGAGCTGGCCAAACCGGTGTCGCTGTCGGTGCGTCTGTTCGGCAACATCTTCGGCGAGGACAAGACGGTCGCGGCCTTCCTGGACCTGTCCACGCAGATCTTCCACGCCATCCACGTGCCCCTGCCGCTGCACCTGCCGATGGTCGCGTTCGCCATCTTCGGTGGGTTCATCCAGGCCTTCGTGTTCACTACGCTAACCGCGGCCTATATCGGGATGGCGACCCAGCACGAAGGGCACGAGGAACACGTCGCACACGAGGAGGCGCCGGGGCCGGTCGCGACCGATGCGACCCCCGCCGCCTGA
- a CDS encoding AtpZ/AtpI family protein, whose product MGDEEDRRRREAASSAARAAAGWRAVAILSGIGFLLAGSVALGTLGGMWLDRQLHTEPWLTALGALLGAAAGFVQMFRLVKMAGTGKR is encoded by the coding sequence ATGGGTGACGAGGAAGACCGGCGGAGGCGTGAGGCGGCGTCGAGCGCCGCGCGCGCGGCGGCCGGTTGGCGTGCTGTCGCCATCCTGAGCGGCATTGGCTTCCTGCTGGCAGGCAGCGTGGCCCTGGGGACGCTGGGCGGCATGTGGCTGGACAGGCAGTTGCACACCGAGCCCTGGTTGACCGCGCTGGGCGCCTTACTGGGCGCCGCCGCCGGTTTCGTCCAGATGTTCCGGCTGGTGAAGATGGCGGGGACCGGGAAGCGATGA
- the gatC gene encoding Asp-tRNA(Asn)/Glu-tRNA(Gln) amidotransferase subunit GatC, which yields MAEVTRDDIRHVCKLARLDLSDQEMDRVGAELNRIMGHFQELQLLDTSEVPITSHAIPMKDVYRDDATRPSLSVAEVVGNAPDAVEGFFRTALFMETEE from the coding sequence ATGGCTGAAGTAACCAGGGACGACATCCGTCACGTCTGCAAGCTGGCCCGCCTGGACCTTTCCGACCAGGAGATGGATCGCGTCGGCGCGGAACTGAACCGCATCATGGGCCATTTCCAGGAGCTGCAGCTCCTGGACACCAGTGAGGTCCCCATCACCTCCCACGCCATCCCGATGAAGGACGTCTACCGCGACGACGCCACCCGTCCGTCGTTGTCCGTCGCCGAGGTCGTGGGCAATGCCCCGGATGCCGTCGAGGGCTTCTTCCGCACCGCGCTCTTCATGGAGACCGAGGAGTAG
- the gatA gene encoding Asp-tRNA(Asn)/Glu-tRNA(Gln) amidotransferase subunit GatA, which produces MQLHEMTAWQVAELLRKGEVSAVETVTACLDRMTAVEDRVRAFITPTPEAARQQAATLDERRSRGEALPPLAGIPIAHKDLLCTTGVLTTCASEILRNFVPPYTATVVERCDEAGLPMVGKTNMDEFAMGSSTENSAFQITANPWNLECVPGGSSGGSAAAVAAGEAFWALGSDTGGSIRQPAALCGLVGMKPTYGRVSRYGVVAYASSLDQVGPLAKDVRDCALLLGVIAGKDERDSTAADLPVPDYTARLGQDVKGLKCGLVHELLYGEGIAPEVRAAVEEAVKTLEGLGVTCEEVSLPNSEYSLPVYYIIAPAECSSNLARYDGVRYGHRTAQPTEDIYDMFANSRAEGFGPEVRLRIIKGTYVLSAGYYDAYYQKALQVRTLIKRDFERAYEKYDFLLCPTSPTVAFRIGEKADDPLAMKLADICTLPINLAGIPAMSLPCGMSDGLPIGMQLMGQPFDEPTLLQVAYAYEQATPWHEQRAAL; this is translated from the coding sequence GTGCAACTACACGAAATGACCGCCTGGCAAGTGGCGGAGCTGCTGCGCAAGGGTGAGGTCTCAGCCGTCGAGACGGTCACCGCCTGCCTGGACCGCATGACCGCTGTCGAGGACCGCGTGCGGGCCTTCATCACCCCGACGCCCGAAGCTGCCCGGCAGCAGGCCGCCACCCTGGACGAGCGCCGCTCCCGCGGCGAGGCCCTCCCGCCGCTCGCCGGCATCCCCATCGCCCACAAGGACCTGCTCTGCACCACCGGCGTCCTGACGACCTGTGCCAGCGAGATCCTGCGCAACTTCGTCCCGCCGTACACCGCCACGGTCGTCGAGCGCTGCGACGAGGCCGGCCTGCCCATGGTCGGCAAGACGAACATGGACGAGTTCGCCATGGGCTCCTCGACCGAGAACTCCGCCTTCCAGATCACCGCGAACCCGTGGAACCTGGAGTGCGTGCCAGGCGGCTCGAGCGGCGGCTCCGCAGCCGCCGTTGCAGCCGGCGAGGCCTTCTGGGCCCTGGGCTCCGACACGGGCGGCTCGATCCGCCAGCCCGCCGCGCTCTGCGGCCTCGTGGGCATGAAGCCCACCTATGGCCGCGTCTCGCGGTATGGCGTCGTGGCCTACGCTTCGTCTCTCGACCAGGTCGGCCCGCTCGCCAAGGACGTGCGCGACTGCGCCTTGCTGCTGGGCGTCATCGCGGGCAAGGACGAGCGCGACTCGACCGCCGCTGACCTGCCTGTACCCGACTACACCGCCCGCCTCGGCCAGGACGTCAAGGGCCTCAAGTGCGGTCTGGTGCATGAGCTGCTCTACGGCGAGGGGATCGCCCCGGAGGTGCGTGCGGCCGTTGAAGAGGCCGTCAAGACGCTTGAGGGCCTCGGGGTGACCTGCGAAGAGGTCAGCCTGCCCAACTCGGAGTACAGCCTCCCGGTGTACTACATCATCGCCCCGGCGGAGTGTTCGAGCAACCTCGCCCGCTACGACGGCGTCCGCTACGGCCACCGCACCGCGCAGCCGACCGAGGACATCTACGACATGTTCGCCAACAGCCGCGCCGAGGGCTTCGGCCCCGAGGTGCGCCTGCGCATCATCAAGGGCACCTACGTCCTGAGCGCCGGCTACTACGACGCCTACTACCAGAAGGCCCTCCAGGTCCGCACGCTCATCAAGCGGGACTTCGAGCGGGCCTACGAGAAGTACGACTTCCTCCTCTGCCCCACCTCACCGACCGTCGCCTTCAGGATCGGCGAGAAGGCCGACGACCCGCTGGCGATGAAGCTGGCGGACATCTGCACCCTTCCCATCAACCTGGCCGGCATCCCGGCGATGAGCCTTCCCTGCGGCATGTCCGACGGTCTGCCCATCGGGATGCAACTGATGGGCCAGCCCTTCGACGAGCCGACGTTGCTGCAGGTGGCCTACGCCTACGAGCAGGCCACGCCGTGGCATGAGCAGCGCGCCGCGCTGTAG
- a CDS encoding DUF1559 domain-containing protein, whose translation MRRGFTLIELLVVIAIIAILAAILFPVFAKAREKARQSSCLSNSKQIGLAMLQYAQDYDEILPRVNIHPNATDYYGWISLVQPYAKNAQMFTCPSRPDLKWNQVVTTYSGFGYGYFGPNGGGVAGLALGAISAPASCVMLADSPSNGYYVIDGTLDSSDNGFPPEPRHNDGANFCFCDGHGKWLAKTKYSAWSGTVAPPDATLWTP comes from the coding sequence ATGCGCAGGGGTTTCACGCTTATTGAGCTTCTCGTCGTCATCGCTATCATCGCCATTCTCGCCGCGATCCTCTTCCCCGTCTTCGCCAAGGCCCGTGAGAAGGCCCGCCAGTCGAGTTGCTTGAGCAACTCCAAGCAGATTGGCCTGGCCATGCTGCAGTACGCCCAGGACTACGACGAGATCCTGCCGCGGGTGAACATCCACCCCAACGCCACGGACTACTACGGGTGGATCTCGCTGGTCCAGCCGTACGCCAAGAATGCCCAGATGTTCACCTGTCCCTCGCGCCCTGACCTGAAGTGGAACCAGGTCGTCACGACCTACTCCGGTTTTGGCTACGGCTACTTCGGCCCCAATGGCGGCGGTGTCGCAGGCCTGGCCCTGGGCGCCATCTCCGCCCCGGCGTCCTGTGTCATGCTGGCCGACTCCCCGTCCAACGGCTACTACGTCATAGACGGCACGCTGGACTCGAGCGACAATGGCTTCCCGCCCGAGCCCCGGCACAACGACGGCGCCAACTTCTGCTTCTGCGACGGCCACGGCAAGTGGCTGGCCAAGACGAAATACTCCGCGTGGAGCGGCACGGTCGCCCCGCCTGACGCTACGCTGTGGACCCCGTAG
- a CDS encoding DUF1559 domain-containing protein, with the protein MVRRGFTLIELLVVIAIIAILAAILFPVFAKAREKARAASCLSNMKQLGMGIKMYVQDYDEKFMYDSYGPGVSYVTPSGQTITGGYMLWMFMVYPYVKNVQLFNCPSAGTTFTGAYTGDMRYGWNGYLNGKADAQITYPAECIALAETYTPGNPYRIYYNATTDTFDTTNGGTLQPRHNDGLNVAYCDGHAKWVKSDSIMVNDRAWTGL; encoded by the coding sequence ATGGTGCGTCGTGGCTTCACGCTCATTGAGTTGCTGGTCGTCATCGCGATCATTGCGATCCTCGCCGCGATCTTGTTCCCCGTCTTCGCGAAGGCCCGTGAGAAGGCCCGTGCCGCCAGTTGTCTGTCGAACATGAAGCAGCTCGGCATGGGCATCAAGATGTACGTGCAGGACTACGACGAGAAGTTCATGTACGACAGCTACGGCCCCGGCGTCTCCTATGTCACTCCGAGCGGGCAGACGATCACGGGTGGCTACATGCTGTGGATGTTCATGGTCTACCCCTATGTCAAGAACGTTCAGTTGTTCAACTGCCCCAGCGCGGGGACGACCTTCACCGGCGCGTACACCGGCGACATGCGCTACGGGTGGAACGGTTACCTCAACGGCAAGGCCGACGCGCAGATCACGTACCCGGCCGAGTGCATCGCCCTGGCGGAAACCTACACGCCCGGCAACCCGTATAGGATCTACTACAACGCGACCACTGACACGTTCGACACGACCAATGGCGGAACGCTCCAGCCGCGCCACAACGACGGTCTGAATGTCGCGTACTGCGATGGGCATGCCAAGTGGGTCAAGTCGGACAGCATCATGGTCAACGATCGCGCCTGGACCGGCCTGTAG
- a CDS encoding NAD-binding protein, giving the protein MNTRALCLDLWLFIRKVSLNALAILVTLLLSAAVLHGAGAWPGATFEQCCIRSFYMMTIESVDPPRQPVLQLLVFILPVLGIIFAAEGLVSATVLFLNRSQRLGEWNAVLASTYSGHIVICGMGQLGGTLIQGLYEAGHKVVAVELDEDLPHVVTARRRGVPVIIGDMTLTETLAEANVTKAQCVVVCSGNDLANIETAITVKEMNPTAVVYARVFKKSLADKINAALRYDIRTFSPYATAAESILSQIDRS; this is encoded by the coding sequence TTGAACACTCGCGCGCTCTGCCTGGACCTCTGGCTCTTCATCCGCAAGGTCAGCCTCAACGCGCTGGCGATCCTCGTCACGCTGCTACTGAGCGCGGCGGTGCTCCATGGCGCCGGGGCCTGGCCGGGGGCTACCTTCGAGCAGTGCTGCATCCGCTCGTTCTACATGATGACGATTGAGAGCGTGGACCCGCCGCGGCAGCCGGTCCTGCAACTGCTGGTGTTCATCCTGCCCGTCCTGGGGATCATCTTCGCGGCCGAGGGCCTCGTGTCGGCCACCGTGCTGTTCCTGAACCGTAGCCAACGCCTGGGAGAGTGGAACGCCGTGCTCGCGTCAACATACAGTGGCCATATCGTGATCTGTGGGATGGGGCAACTGGGGGGCACGCTCATCCAGGGCCTCTATGAGGCCGGACACAAGGTCGTGGCGGTGGAGTTGGACGAGGACTTGCCGCACGTCGTGACCGCCCGTCGTCGCGGCGTGCCGGTCATCATCGGCGACATGACCCTGACCGAGACGCTCGCCGAAGCCAACGTGACGAAAGCCCAGTGCGTCGTCGTCTGCTCAGGGAACGATCTGGCGAACATCGAGACGGCGATCACGGTCAAGGAAATGAACCCAACAGCGGTGGTCTATGCGCGGGTCTTCAAGAAGTCCCTGGCAGACAAGATCAACGCGGCGCTGCGCTACGACATCCGCACGTTCAGCCCGTACGCCACGGCGGCCGAGAGCATTCTCTCGCAGATTGACAGGAGCTAG
- a CDS encoding Gfo/Idh/MocA family oxidoreductase, with protein MAPAKKAAAVAKKAPKKATPTKVRLALIGAGGMANSVHYPSLKEMRDVEMAAICDLVPDKLQATADKFEIEKRYSNYRQMIEETAPDAVYVLMPPHHLFDIVIHVVSQKLHCYIEKPPGVTSEQTRQMANAAEDNGVIGMVAFNRRYIPLMRQCKAKVEASGAMNQVVSTFYKQHDGGPYYGGAIDILSCDAVHAVDALRFMGGGVVGCASAVRTLGKRFATSWTALVEFESGAVGVLLTNWQTGGRVHQFEMHSHGASAFIDPDDKAILHLNNKLAAETITAVEAAGGREEKYHSYGFFGENRHFIDCIQSGKQPETSFADAAKTMELVDLIYATSIM; from the coding sequence ATGGCCCCAGCGAAGAAGGCAGCCGCGGTCGCCAAGAAGGCGCCGAAGAAAGCCACCCCCACGAAGGTCCGTCTCGCGCTCATCGGCGCCGGCGGCATGGCCAACAGCGTACACTACCCGTCCCTCAAGGAGATGAGGGACGTCGAGATGGCGGCGATCTGCGATCTCGTCCCGGACAAGCTCCAGGCCACCGCCGACAAGTTCGAGATCGAGAAGCGCTACAGCAACTACCGGCAGATGATCGAGGAGACGGCCCCGGACGCGGTCTATGTCCTCATGCCGCCCCACCACCTCTTTGACATCGTCATCCACGTCGTGAGCCAGAAGCTGCACTGCTACATCGAGAAGCCGCCGGGCGTCACCAGCGAGCAGACCCGGCAGATGGCCAACGCCGCCGAGGACAATGGCGTCATCGGCATGGTCGCCTTCAACCGCCGCTACATCCCCCTGATGCGCCAGTGCAAGGCCAAGGTCGAGGCCTCCGGCGCCATGAACCAGGTCGTCTCCACCTTCTACAAGCAGCATGACGGTGGCCCGTACTACGGGGGGGCCATTGACATCCTCAGTTGCGACGCCGTGCACGCGGTGGATGCCCTGCGCTTCATGGGTGGCGGTGTCGTGGGTTGCGCCAGCGCGGTGCGCACCCTCGGCAAGAGGTTCGCCACGAGCTGGACCGCCCTCGTCGAGTTCGAGAGCGGCGCCGTCGGCGTGCTGCTGACCAACTGGCAGACCGGTGGGCGCGTGCACCAGTTCGAGATGCACTCGCACGGCGCATCGGCCTTCATTGACCCCGACGACAAGGCCATCCTGCACCTGAACAACAAGCTTGCCGCGGAGACGATCACCGCCGTTGAGGCCGCCGGCGGGCGCGAGGAGAAGTACCACAGCTACGGCTTCTTCGGTGAGAACCGCCACTTCATTGACTGCATTCAGTCCGGCAAGCAGCCCGAGACGAGCTTCGCCGATGCCGCCAAGACGATGGAGCTGGTGGACCTGATCTACGCCACCTCGATCATGTAG
- a CDS encoding class I SAM-dependent methyltransferase: MDAGAGRRRDFDAVAATWDQHPVRVERTRALAEAMARLVPLRQDMRLLDYGCGTGLVALALHPYVASVVAADNSEGMLDELSAKLEVAGLDNVSARRLDLEQEDWTGEPFDVIVSSMALHHIRQAGVVVSRLAAALRPGGWLAIADLAGGSEGFHPDPTGVFHHGFSAEEMGEMFEAAGLTDVQTVEGAKMARETGEFMVLLTVGRRTGET; the protein is encoded by the coding sequence ATGGACGCAGGAGCCGGACGCAGACGAGACTTCGATGCCGTGGCCGCAACGTGGGATCAGCACCCGGTGCGCGTGGAGCGCACCCGGGCGCTGGCGGAGGCGATGGCGCGGCTGGTGCCACTGCGACAGGATATGCGCCTGCTGGACTATGGCTGCGGCACGGGGCTGGTGGCGCTGGCCCTGCACCCGTACGTCGCGTCCGTAGTGGCGGCGGACAACTCGGAGGGGATGCTGGACGAACTGTCGGCGAAGCTGGAAGTGGCCGGACTGGACAACGTGAGCGCCCGGCGTCTGGATCTGGAGCAAGAGGACTGGACGGGTGAGCCGTTCGACGTCATTGTCAGCAGCATGGCGCTGCATCACATCCGGCAGGCCGGGGTGGTCGTGAGCAGACTGGCGGCGGCGCTGCGTCCGGGCGGGTGGCTGGCCATCGCCGACCTGGCGGGCGGCTCGGAAGGCTTCCATCCCGACCCGACGGGCGTGTTCCACCACGGGTTCAGCGCCGAGGAGATGGGGGAGATGTTCGAGGCAGCCGGGCTGACGGACGTGCAGACCGTGGAGGGGGCGAAGATGGCGCGCGAGACGGGGGAGTTCATGGTGCTGCTGACGGTGGGCAGACGCACGGGCGAGACATAG
- a CDS encoding AraC family transcriptional regulator: MSTANSLQCYYPDPRLPIRVIPHRGTFTHDAYPVHIHEDVSWEFCYSVRGHVTAMVRGVPRRIAPGEVLVLGPDDVHGFDAWTGKHITLMFQQQVLRQTPLTVRSRRVSRLEMGGIILPQRLRIAPHRRPLVEHTLEQIRREEENDHPLRETMAALLLSQLLLELMRNAQDTGAPVELHISAAARETIEQFCGELRGNLDYPWTLTEMVRRSGYGASQLSRLFREVTSLSPCAWLTEERVRRARDLLIQSDKKVTEIAVEVGFGSCCHFTRVFNTVMGTSPREYREAMRLRE; the protein is encoded by the coding sequence GTGAGCACGGCTAACTCCCTTCAGTGCTACTACCCAGACCCACGTCTGCCCATCCGCGTCATCCCACACCGTGGCACCTTTACCCACGACGCCTATCCGGTACACATCCACGAGGACGTCAGTTGGGAGTTCTGCTACAGTGTGCGCGGTCACGTCACCGCCATGGTCCGCGGCGTGCCACGGCGCATCGCGCCGGGCGAAGTGCTCGTTCTCGGCCCTGACGATGTGCACGGCTTCGATGCCTGGACCGGCAAGCACATCACGCTGATGTTCCAGCAGCAGGTACTCAGGCAGACACCCCTGACCGTGCGGAGCCGCCGTGTCTCGCGCCTGGAGATGGGTGGCATCATCCTGCCCCAGCGCCTCAGGATCGCACCCCACCGTCGCCCTCTGGTCGAGCACACACTCGAGCAGATTCGCCGTGAGGAGGAGAACGACCACCCGTTGCGGGAGACGATGGCCGCCCTCCTGCTCTCCCAACTGCTCCTGGAGCTGATGCGCAATGCCCAGGACACCGGGGCCCCTGTCGAGCTCCACATCAGCGCGGCCGCGCGCGAGACCATCGAGCAGTTCTGCGGTGAACTGCGCGGCAACCTCGACTACCCGTGGACACTGACCGAGATGGTCCGACGCAGCGGCTACGGTGCGTCGCAGCTCAGCCGCCTGTTTCGCGAGGTGACCTCGCTCAGCCCCTGCGCCTGGCTCACCGAGGAGCGTGTCCGCCGCGCTCGCGACCTGCTCATCCAGTCCGACAAGAAGGTCACGGAGATCGCCGTCGAGGTCGGCTTCGGGAGTTGTTGCCACTTCACGCGGGTATTCAACACCGTGATGGGCACGAGCCCGCGTGAGTACCGGGAAGCGATGCGTCTCCGAGAGTAG
- a CDS encoding DUF1559 domain-containing protein, producing MHRRGFTLIELLVVIAIIAILAAILFPVFAKAREKARQASCLSNLKQIGIGCLTYLQDYDECFPPSYVASSPRHSFIEQIQPYVKSLQIFDCPSQTVKCLSPPQYNGERSYGANTYLFWQPQASVTDPAGTIMVADITPSLYYGAWYMQRPGRGHRPDDVSGKDYAVWGDTMVWRYMNFVQRHNDIGNACFVDGHCKAMKYEVLYAGGADTYWDL from the coding sequence ATGCACAGGCGCGGTTTCACCCTCATCGAACTTCTTGTCGTCATCGCGATCATCGCGATCCTCGCGGCCATCCTGTTCCCGGTATTCGCCAAGGCCCGCGAGAAGGCCCGGCAGGCCAGTTGCCTGTCGAACCTCAAGCAGATCGGCATCGGCTGTCTGACGTACCTGCAGGACTACGACGAGTGCTTCCCCCCGTCCTACGTCGCCAGTTCGCCCCGCCACAGCTTCATCGAGCAGATCCAGCCGTACGTCAAGAGCCTTCAGATCTTTGACTGCCCTTCGCAGACCGTCAAGTGCCTCAGCCCCCCCCAGTACAACGGCGAGCGCAGCTACGGCGCCAACACCTACCTGTTCTGGCAGCCTCAGGCGTCCGTCACCGACCCGGCCGGCACCATCATGGTTGCGGACATCACCCCCAGCCTCTACTACGGCGCCTGGTACATGCAGCGGCCCGGCCGCGGCCATCGCCCCGACGATGTCTCCGGCAAGGACTACGCCGTCTGGGGTGACACCATGGTCTGGCGCTACATGAACTTCGTCCAGCGCCACAACGACATTGGCAACGCGTGCTTCGTGGATGGCCACTGCAAGGCCATGAAGTATGAAGTGCTGTACGCCGGTGGGGCCGACACCTACTGGGACCTGTAG